From Vigna unguiculata cultivar IT97K-499-35 chromosome 5, ASM411807v1, whole genome shotgun sequence, the proteins below share one genomic window:
- the LOC114185714 gene encoding transcription factor PRE6-like has translation MSSRRSRQHSGSTRISDDQIIDLVSKLRQLVPEIRSRRSDKVSASKVLQETCNYIRSLHREVSDLSERLSQLLTTIDADSAEAGIIRSLLNQ, from the exons ATGTCTAGCCGAAGATCCAGACAACATTCGGGGTCTACAAGGATCTCCGATGACCAAATCATCGACCTCGTTTCCAAATTGCGCCAACTTGTTCCTGAGATTCGCAGTAGGCGATCTGACAAG GTTTCAGCGTCGAAGGTCCTACAAGAAACCTGCAACTACATCAGAAGCTTGCACAGAGAGGTGAGTGACTTGAGTGAGCGACTGTCTCAGTTGTTGACCACAATTGATGCTGATAGCGCTGAAGCTGGAATCATTAGGAGCCTACTTAATCAATAA